The proteins below are encoded in one region of Triticum aestivum cultivar Chinese Spring chromosome 1B, IWGSC CS RefSeq v2.1, whole genome shotgun sequence:
- the LOC123147526 gene encoding uncharacterized protein, with amino-acid sequence MRRAAALLLLLAFSAAAVAAAAAEDSTAGILPAGGNNGTGIADPGVGRTGQNGEADPNTQQKVHGEGELKNVITENTNTDNSVEGTSTGKDEPVQKPNDKDGNTTTSSTDFLQDPLIGECDPSHRCLIEKQKFIACLKVSGDSSALSLLMDNKGTNPLDVSITAPDYVILAEDTVHVEANGHNETQVSVSVSDTVNDMAIVLKVAEETCKINLETAVTRNTGRAIPMRLTPTYMLVPVFVLLGLVGLCVKLRRARKQDGGPAYQKLDAPELPVSVGGKKEADQPDQWDDNWGDDWDDEEAPSTPSNSMPNLSSKGLASRRSTKDGWKD; translated from the exons atgcggcgggcggcggcgctcctcctcctgctcgccttctcggccgccgccgtcgcagcagcagcagccgag GATAGCACCGCTGGTATCCTACCAGCAGGAGGAAACAATGGTACCGGTATAGCGGATCCAGGTGTTGGGAGGACAGGGCAGAATGGCGAGGCAGATCCTAACACGCAACAGAAGGTACACGGGGAGGGGGAGCTCAAGAACGTCATTACTGAGAACACTAACACGGATAATTCCGTCGAAGGAACTAGCACTGGGAAAGATGAGCCAGTACAGAAACCAAATGACAAAGATGGCAACACAACAACATCCTCGACGGACTTCTTGCAGGATCCACTCATTGGCGAATGTGATCCATCCCATAGATGTCTCATTGAAAAACAGAAGTTCATCGCCTGCTTGAAAGTTTCTGGAG ATTCGTCAGCTCTATCCCTTTTGATGGACAACAAAGGCACAAACCCACTTGATGTTAGCATAACGGCTCCAGATTATGTCATCTTAGCAGAAGATACAGTTCATGTTGAAGCAAACGGTCACAATGAG ACGCAGGTGAGTGTTTCTGTCAGCGATACCGTGAATGACATGGCGATAGTTCTCAAAGTCGCAGAAGAAACCTGTAAAATCAATCTTGAGACCGCAGTCACAAGGAACACAGGCCGAGCGATACCAATGCGGCTTACTCCAACCTACATGCTGGTGCCCGTATTTGTTCTCCTTGGGCTGGTGGGACTATGTGTCAAACTCCGTAGGGCGCGGAAGCAAGATGGTGGGCCAGCATACCAGAAGCTCGACGCACCGGAGCTACCGGTCTCCGTTGGAGGGAAGAAAGAAGCTGATCAGCCTGACCAGTGGGACGACAACTGGGGAGATGACTGGGACGACGAGGAGGCGCCGTCAACACCGTCGAACTCCATGCCCAACCTGTCGTCGAAAGGTCTGGCTTCGAGGAGGTCGACCAAGGATGGCTGGAAAGATTAG
- the LOC123147508 gene encoding pentatricopeptide repeat-containing protein At5g39680 yields MAGLGGAALQLHAAAAVLRTAAAAGKLSAGKAVHAHMLRASHFHVVLHNHLIAFYAKCGCLGLARRVFDAMPSRNPVSGSLLMSGYASSGRHGDALALLRAADFDLNEYVLSTALSATAHVRSYDMGRQCHGHAVKSGLAEHHYVCNALLHMYCQCAHVEDAVKVFESVSGFDAFAFNSMINGFLDKGKFDGSVRVVRSMVGEVEQWDHVSYVAVLGHCASTKELLLGRQVHAQALKRRLELNVYVGSALVDMYGKCECACDAHSAFEVLPEKNVVSWTAVMTAYTQNELFEEALQLFLDLEMEGIRPNEFTYAVALNSCAGLAALKNGNALSASAVKTGHWGALSVCNALINMYAKSGSISDAWRVFLSMPCRDVVSWNSIIIGYAHHGLAREAMRVFHDMLSAEEAPSYVTFVGVLSACAQLGLVDEGLYYLNIMMKEMGIKPGREHYTCMVGLLCRAGRLDEAEQFILSNCIGTDVVAWKSLLGSCQVYKNYGLGHRVAEQILELKPNDVGTYVLLSNMYAKANRWDGVVKVRKLMRERGVRKEPGVSWIQVGSEVQVFTSDDKNHPWINQITIKLKELIDQIKVIGYAPNFAVVLHDVEDEQKEEHLMYHSEKMALAFGLIHSPEGATIRIMKNLRICDDCHVAIKLISLVTRRRIVVRDTVRFHCIEDGVCSCDDYW; encoded by the coding sequence ATGGCTGGTCTCGGCGGCGCCGCTCTCCAGCTGCACGCGGCCGCGGCCGTGCTTCGCACAGCGGCGGCCGCCGGCAAGCTGTCTGCGGGCAAGGCAGTCCACGCGCATATGCTGAGAGCGTCCCATTTCCACGTCGTCCTGCACAACCACCTCATCGCCTTCTACGCCAAGTGCGGCTGCCTCGGCCTTGCCCGCCGGGTGTTCGACGCAATGCCCTCCCGCAACCCGGTCTCCGGGAGCCTCCTCATGTCCGGCTACGCCTCCTCCGGGCGCCACGGGGACGCGCTCGCGCTGCTCAGGGCGGCCGACTTCGACCTCAACGAGTACGTTCTGTCCACCGCCCTGTCGGCCACGGCCCATGTCCGGAGCTACGACATGGGGAGGCAGTGCCATGGGCATGCCGTCAAGTCTGGGCTGGCGGAGCACCACTATGTCTGCAACGCGTTGCTGCACATGTACTGCCAGTGCGCTCACGTGGAGGATGCGGTCAAGGTGTTTGAGAGTGTGTCTGGTTTCGACGCTTTCGCGTTCAACTCGATGATCAATGGGTTTCttgacaagggcaagtttgatggttcGGTCAGGGTTGTGAGAAGCATGGTCGGAGAAGTTGAGCAATGGGACCATGTGTCGTATGTCGCAGTTCTTGGGCATTGTGCTAGCACCAAAGAGCTGCTGCTTGGTCGTCAAGTGCATGCCCAGGCGTTGAAGAGGAGGCTCGAGCTGAATGTGTATGTGGGCAGCGCTCTGGTTGATATGTACGGGAAATGTGAGTGCGCCTGTGATGCTCATTCCGCATTTGAGGTTTTGCCAGAAAAGAATGTTGTTTCTTGGACAGCTGTTATGACTGCCTATACCCAGAATGAGCTGTTTGAAGAGGCATTGCAGTTGTTCTTAGATTTGGAAATGGAAGGAATTCGGCCAAATGAGTTCACTTATGCCGTGGCTCTCAACAGTTGTGCTGGTCTTGCAGCCTTGAAAAATGGCAATGCACTTAGTGCCTCTGCTGTGAAAACTGGGCATTGGGGTGCTCTGTCTGTCTGTAATGCCCTCATTAATATGTATGCAAAAAGTGGCAGCATTAGTGATGCATGGAGAGTCTTCCTTTCTATGCCATGTCGCGACGTGGTCTCGTGGAATTCGATCATAATAGGCTATGCTCATCATGGCCTTGCAAGAGAAGCCATGCGTGTATTTCATGATATGTTGTCTGCTGAAGAAGCCCCATCCTATGTGACCTTTGTTGGGGTGCTGTCAGCTTGTGCACAGTTGGGTCTTGTCGATGAAGGATTGTACTACTTGAACATTATGATGAAGGAAATGGGTATAAAACCTGGAAGAGAACATTACACTTGCATGGTTGGTTTGCTCTGCAGAGCTGGACGGCTAGATGAGGCGGAACAGTTCATATTGAGCAACTGTATTGGCACTGACGTTGTTGCGTGGAAATCGCTTTTAGGTTCTTGCCAGGTATATAAAAACTATGGCCTGGGTCATCGAGTAGCTGAGCAGATCCTTGAGTTGAAACCCAATGATGTAGGAACCTATGTTTTGCTTTCTAACATGTATGCAAAAGCAAACCGATGGGATGGTGTCGTGAAGGTCCGGAAGCTGATGAGAGAGAGGGGTGTTAGGAAAGAGCCTGGTGTTAGTTGGATCCAAGTAGGAAGTGAGGTCCAGGTTTTCACATCAGACGACAAGAATCACCCATGGATAAACCAGATCACCATAAAGCTCAAAGAGTTGATAGACCAGATCAAAGTGATCGGATATGCTCCGAATTTTGCAGTTGTCCTACATGATGTTGAGGATGAACAAAAGGAAGAGCATCTTATGTATCACAGCGAGAAAATGGCTCTTGCGTTTGGCCTTATTCACAGCCCCGAAGGAGCAACTATCCGCATAATGAAAAACCTCAGGATATGCGATGATTGCCATGTTGCTATCAAACTCATCTCTCTTGTGACAAGAAGAAGAATAGTTGTGAGGGATACTGTTCGGTTTCATTGTATAGAGGATGGGGTATGCTCATGTGATGACTATTGGTGA